A window from Enterocloster bolteae encodes these proteins:
- the cobI gene encoding precorrin-2 C(20)-methyltransferase, whose product MGKLYGIGVGPGDPELLTLKAHRILNAADVIFCPEKEAGAGSFAFDIIQGLLEDTKAEIVNLVYPMHYHGTQLREMWKQNAGCIAQYLNGDRTGAFITLGDPAVYSTFMYTLPYIEEAGVEVEVVPGVTSFCAVADSMKIPLVAWNEDLVVAPVRKNSSEDLGRVLREHDNVVLMKPSTDPQALLKALKENHLEDRFVLITKTGTGEERLVTDFEELERYDIPYLSTVIIKKQGRQ is encoded by the coding sequence ATGGGAAAACTCTATGGAATCGGCGTAGGACCGGGAGACCCGGAACTGCTTACTTTAAAAGCGCACCGCATTCTCAATGCGGCGGATGTGATTTTTTGTCCTGAAAAGGAGGCCGGGGCAGGCAGCTTTGCCTTTGATATTATACAGGGACTTTTGGAGGACACAAAGGCGGAAATCGTAAATTTAGTTTATCCGATGCATTATCACGGCACGCAGCTGCGCGAAATGTGGAAGCAGAACGCGGGTTGTATCGCGCAGTATTTAAATGGGGACCGTACCGGCGCCTTTATTACGCTGGGGGATCCGGCGGTTTACAGCACATTTATGTATACCCTTCCCTACATAGAGGAAGCGGGCGTGGAGGTGGAGGTAGTGCCCGGCGTCACTTCCTTCTGCGCTGTGGCTGACTCCATGAAAATACCCCTGGTGGCCTGGAATGAGGACCTGGTGGTAGCCCCTGTGCGTAAAAACAGCAGTGAGGATTTGGGGAGGGTGCTCAGGGAACATGACAATGTGGTCCTGATGAAACCGTCCACTGACCCGCAGGCCCTGCTGAAGGCTCTTAAGGAGAACCATCTGGAGGACAGGTTTGTGCTGATTACCAAGACAGGCACAGGGGAGGAGCGTCTGGTGACTGACTTTGAGGAGCTGGAGCGGTATGATATACCGTATCTTTCCACGGTCATCATTAAGAAGCAGGGGAGGCAGTAA
- a CDS encoding ABC transporter ATP-binding protein, with amino-acid sequence MILCNDLHKQFGDVEAVKGVSMEIPDGMFLGLLGPNGAGKTTLMRIMTGLLAPDTGTVAFDGQVMDRNAVAVKQAIGVTSQHVNLDKELTVEENMEFAGRLYRMGKADIAVSTDRLLAFLGLDSVRKRAAQNLSGGMKRKLMIAKSLIHNPKYLFLDEPTVGIDPNARRDIWDFLHIQHKEGKTILLTTHYIEEAQHLCDYVMLIDGGKIFKEDTPAGLIDEIGQFKVEYEDGDRIKAEFFKDLPAAKSRAAGIDALCSVLPSTLEDVFFHYTSKGVGGWK; translated from the coding sequence ATGATTCTATGTAATGACCTGCATAAACAGTTCGGTGATGTGGAAGCAGTGAAGGGTGTCTCCATGGAGATTCCCGACGGGATGTTTTTGGGCCTGCTGGGACCAAATGGGGCTGGAAAGACAACGCTGATGCGGATAATGACCGGACTTCTGGCGCCGGATACAGGCACCGTGGCCTTTGACGGACAGGTGATGGACCGGAATGCCGTGGCTGTCAAGCAGGCCATCGGCGTAACCAGCCAGCATGTCAATCTGGACAAGGAATTGACGGTGGAAGAAAATATGGAGTTTGCAGGCCGCCTTTACCGGATGGGAAAGGCGGATATTGCTGTGTCCACGGACCGCCTTCTGGCCTTTCTCGGACTGGACAGCGTCCGAAAAAGGGCGGCCCAGAACCTGTCAGGAGGAATGAAGCGCAAGTTGATGATTGCAAAGTCCCTGATTCACAATCCAAAATATCTATTTCTGGATGAACCAACGGTAGGCATCGACCCCAATGCCCGCCGGGATATATGGGATTTCCTGCACATACAGCACAAGGAGGGGAAAACCATACTTCTGACCACACATTATATCGAAGAGGCCCAGCACCTGTGCGATTATGTGATGCTGATTGACGGAGGGAAGATATTTAAGGAGGACACGCCCGCCGGACTGATTGATGAAATCGGGCAATTTAAGGTGGAGTACGAAGATGGGGACAGGATAAAGGCTGAGTTCTTTAAGGACCTGCCTGCTGCAAAGTCCAGGGCAGCCGGAATTGACGCGCTGTGCAGCGTGCTTCCTTCCACGCTGGAGGACGTATTTTTCCATTACACCAGCAAGGGGGTGGGAGGATGGAAATAA
- a CDS encoding ABC transporter permease produces the protein MEITTILWREWLFLKRRFWRVTFSQMVSPLLYFITFGMGLGRVMEMDGRPYLYYLIPGLLAMTTMRNSYTSVSTRISVMRLHEKSFECYLYSPTRMHLLAMGHILAGALRGMYSGVFIVLLGIVSGARLAMNGWLLTAVILNSLIFSALGFLAAMMMESHYDMNNFTNIVITPMSFLCGTFFSLDGIPEALKWVVNMMPLTHTTRLIREISFGGSVSWPSMASAVLFAAAFTGGCVWTCYREAKA, from the coding sequence ATGGAAATAACCACGATTTTGTGGCGGGAATGGCTGTTCCTCAAACGGAGGTTCTGGAGAGTTACATTTTCACAGATGGTATCGCCGCTTTTGTATTTTATTACCTTTGGGATGGGCCTGGGAAGAGTGATGGAGATGGATGGAAGGCCCTATCTCTACTACCTGATACCGGGCCTCTTAGCCATGACCACCATGCGCAACAGCTACACATCGGTTTCCACCCGCATCAGCGTCATGCGCCTCCATGAAAAGAGCTTTGAGTGTTATCTGTATTCACCCACCAGGATGCATCTGCTGGCTATGGGCCATATCCTTGCGGGAGCCCTCCGCGGTATGTATTCCGGTGTGTTTATCGTACTGTTGGGAATCGTGTCGGGGGCCAGGCTGGCCATGAACGGGTGGCTTTTGACCGCGGTTATCCTGAATTCGCTGATCTTTTCCGCCCTTGGCTTTCTGGCAGCCATGATGATGGAGAGCCATTACGACATGAACAATTTTACTAATATTGTCATAACGCCCATGTCGTTTCTGTGCGGCACCTTCTTTTCCCTGGACGGCATACCGGAAGCGCTTAAGTGGGTGGTGAATATGATGCCGCTGACCCATACCACCCGGCTTATACGGGAAATTTCGTTTGGCGGCAGTGTCAGCTGGCCCTCCATGGCATCCGCGGTCTTGTTTGCGGCAGCGTTTACCGGAGGCTGCGTGTGGACGTGTTACCGGGAAGCAAAAGCATAA
- a CDS encoding DUF512 domain-containing protein, with product MKTKKNEHVIKEVYPGSIAQEMEIEPGDILLSINHEVIEDVFDYRYLIKDEYIEVVIRKPDGEEWLLEIDKEYDDDLGVEFENGLMSDYRSCSNKCIFCFIDQMPPGMRETLYFKDDDSRLSFLQGNYITLTNMKERDIERIIRMQLAPINISVQTTNPQLRCKMLNNRFAGDKLKYLQMLYDGHVEMNGQVVCCKNVNDGAELERTIRDLSRYLPFLRSVSVVPAGITKFREGLFPIELYTKEEAGAVIDMVESRQQEFYEQYGLHFIHASDEWYIIAGRDFPEEERYDGYIQLENGVGMMRMFINEFNEALEDVISKKEYEELAGTVSRTLTIATGKLTYPTICGFAGKLMDAFPHLTVHVYAIRNDFFGETITVSGLITGQDLIGQLKERQAAGEDLGEVLQIPSNMLRVGEQVFLDDLTVRDVERELGMKVVAVESGGREFIDAILDPEYRMERRNDNFVYIQAYDRK from the coding sequence TTGAAGACAAAAAAGAATGAACATGTGATAAAAGAGGTATATCCCGGCTCTATTGCGCAGGAGATGGAAATAGAACCGGGCGATATACTGCTTTCAATCAATCATGAAGTGATTGAGGATGTATTTGACTATCGGTATCTGATTAAGGATGAGTACATTGAGGTGGTCATAAGAAAACCGGACGGGGAAGAGTGGCTGCTGGAAATCGACAAGGAGTATGACGATGACCTGGGTGTGGAGTTTGAAAACGGCCTGATGAGCGATTACCGTTCGTGCAGCAACAAATGCATATTCTGCTTTATTGACCAGATGCCGCCGGGAATGCGGGAGACCCTGTATTTTAAGGACGACGATTCCAGGCTTTCTTTCCTGCAGGGAAATTACATTACTCTGACCAATATGAAGGAGAGGGACATAGAGAGAATCATCCGTATGCAGCTGGCCCCCATCAACATATCGGTGCAGACTACCAACCCGCAGCTGCGCTGTAAGATGCTCAACAACCGTTTTGCGGGAGATAAGCTTAAGTATCTGCAGATGCTCTATGACGGCCATGTGGAGATGAACGGCCAGGTGGTCTGCTGCAAGAACGTAAATGACGGAGCAGAGTTAGAGAGGACCATCCGGGATTTATCCCGATACCTGCCTTTCCTGAGAAGCGTTTCCGTGGTGCCTGCCGGAATTACAAAATTCAGGGAGGGATTGTTTCCCATTGAGTTATATACCAAGGAAGAGGCAGGCGCTGTCATCGACATGGTGGAAAGCCGCCAGCAGGAGTTTTATGAGCAATACGGCCTTCATTTCATTCATGCCAGTGATGAGTGGTACATTATTGCAGGCAGGGATTTCCCTGAGGAAGAGCGTTACGACGGCTATATCCAGCTGGAGAACGGCGTGGGTATGATGCGTATGTTCATCAATGAATTTAACGAGGCCCTGGAGGATGTGATCAGCAAAAAGGAGTATGAAGAGCTGGCCGGAACCGTTTCAAGGACCCTGACCATTGCAACGGGAAAGCTGACGTATCCCACCATCTGCGGCTTCGCAGGAAAGCTGATGGATGCGTTTCCCCATCTCACGGTTCATGTGTACGCTATAAGGAATGATTTCTTTGGGGAGACCATTACGGTATCCGGCCTTATAACGGGACAGGACCTGATAGGACAGTTAAAGGAACGGCAGGCAGCGGGGGAGGATTTGGGAGAAGTACTGCAGATTCCCTCCAATATGCTGCGGGTGGGTGAGCAGGTATTTTTAGATGATCTGACGGTCCGGGATGTGGAGCGGGAGCTGGGGATGAAGGTGGTGGCAGTGGAATCAGGAGGCAGGGAGTTCATTGACGCCATATTGGATCCGGAATACAGAATGGAACGAAGGAATGATAATTTTGTGTACATCCAGGCCTATGACCGGAAGTAA
- the metF gene encoding methylenetetrahydrofolate reductase [NAD(P)H] produces the protein MKTSSLFNHKTVLSLEVFPPKRTAPVDTIYNTLDELKGITPDFISVTYGAGGSENSQTTLKIASAIKHKYGIESVAHIPCLNLTRDDVLLILEQLKEQKIENILALRGDRTADREPAGDFRYAADLVEFIKNHGDFNIIGACYPEGHQESGGLVRDMKHLKDKVDAGVSQLITQLFFDNEYFYRFRERMDLVGIHVPVEAGIMPVVNKKQIERMVSLCGVKLPKKFISMMERYGDNPIAMRDAGIAYAVDQIVDLAAGGVDGIHLYTMNNPYIANRIYESVFRLMAS, from the coding sequence ATGAAGACATCATCATTGTTCAACCATAAAACAGTACTGTCCCTGGAGGTTTTTCCTCCCAAAAGGACAGCGCCCGTTGACACGATTTATAACACGCTGGATGAGCTTAAGGGAATCACCCCTGATTTTATCAGCGTCACATATGGAGCGGGTGGCAGCGAGAACAGTCAGACAACGCTTAAGATTGCGTCTGCTATTAAGCATAAATACGGCATAGAGAGCGTGGCCCATATTCCGTGCCTGAACCTGACAAGGGACGATGTCCTGCTGATTCTGGAACAGCTGAAGGAACAGAAAATAGAGAATATACTGGCCCTGCGGGGGGACCGCACCGCGGACAGGGAGCCGGCTGGGGATTTCCGGTACGCGGCGGATTTGGTGGAGTTTATAAAGAACCATGGGGATTTTAATATAATAGGCGCCTGTTACCCGGAAGGCCATCAGGAATCCGGCGGCCTGGTAAGGGATATGAAACACTTAAAAGATAAGGTGGACGCCGGTGTCAGCCAGCTTATCACCCAGCTTTTCTTTGACAACGAGTATTTTTACCGCTTCAGGGAACGGATGGATTTGGTTGGAATCCATGTTCCGGTGGAGGCCGGAATCATGCCGGTGGTCAACAAAAAGCAGATTGAGCGCATGGTATCCCTGTGCGGCGTAAAGCTGCCGAAAAAATTCATCTCCATGATGGAGCGGTACGGGGATAACCCCATTGCCATGCGGGACGCGGGAATCGCCTACGCGGTAGACCAGATTGTGGACCTGGCAGCCGGCGGCGTGGACGGCATCCACCTGTATACCATGAATAATCCTTATATTGCCAACCGGATTTACGAATCCGTATTCCGGCTGATGGCGTCTTAG
- a CDS encoding LysR family transcriptional regulator: MTLQQLRYIVTIVNCGSISEAAKHLFITQPSLSNSVRELEKEMGISIFNRSSKGIALSSQGMEFLSYARQVLEQAELLEQHYTNKKPVKRICSISTQHYAFAVNAFANLVSCQNTDEYEFTLRETRTYEIIDDVKNYRSELGILYINDFNRKVLEKLFKESGLLFHPLFKASPHVFISVTHPLSARNSVAIEDLEDYPFLAFEQGEKNSFYFSEEILSTIPRKKVIYVSDRATLFNLLIGLNGYTICSGILNRNLNGDSIMAVPLETEENMVIGWIGDPRIHLSEFAGKYLEELHRLISSQS; this comes from the coding sequence ATGACCCTGCAGCAACTGCGCTATATTGTAACCATCGTAAACTGCGGCTCTATTTCCGAGGCAGCCAAACATCTTTTCATAACCCAGCCCAGTCTTTCCAATTCAGTAAGGGAGCTGGAAAAGGAAATGGGCATATCCATCTTCAACCGCAGCTCCAAGGGGATCGCCCTGTCTTCCCAGGGAATGGAGTTCCTGTCCTATGCCAGACAGGTGCTGGAGCAGGCCGAGCTGTTGGAGCAGCACTACACAAACAAAAAACCGGTGAAGCGTATCTGCTCCATATCCACCCAGCACTATGCCTTTGCCGTCAATGCGTTCGCCAACCTGGTATCCTGCCAGAACACGGACGAATATGAATTCACCCTGAGGGAGACCCGCACCTATGAGATTATCGACGATGTAAAGAATTACAGGAGTGAGCTGGGCATCCTCTACATCAATGATTTTAACCGGAAGGTGCTGGAAAAGCTGTTCAAGGAAAGCGGCCTTTTATTCCATCCGCTGTTTAAGGCCAGCCCCCATGTATTCATCAGCGTAACCCACCCCCTGTCCGCCAGAAACAGCGTTGCCATTGAGGATTTGGAGGATTACCCCTTCCTGGCCTTTGAGCAGGGCGAAAAAAATTCCTTTTACTTCTCAGAGGAAATCCTCAGCACCATTCCCAGAAAAAAAGTAATCTATGTCAGCGACAGGGCCACCCTGTTCAATCTTCTCATCGGACTAAACGGATATACCATATGCAGCGGCATTTTAAACCGCAACCTGAACGGCGACTCCATCATGGCAGTTCCCCTGGAAACAGAGGAAAACATGGTCATCGGATGGATTGGGGACCCCAGAATCCATCTCAGCGAATTTGCCGGGAAATATCTGGAGGAATTACACCGGCTGATCAGCAGTCAGTCTTAG
- the xrtK gene encoding exosortase K has protein sequence MDIPSAKSLIRRNIPFYLAGAFLLLGMKYYYSRGGPDSLSWILAPTARWVSALSGIPFIKVPQTGYVSHSCRFIIAASCSGLQFLMISMTALVFSYIHRMRTIKGKIGWMALSALASYLLTIFVNGFRILFSIFIPIYLGMSGTAWTDVSGSAWAETAGSSGPAPARAWSIWLTPKQLHTIIGTAVYFTALFAVCQLGEYVSRKCSAAPGTSHRGNSRARAGFYPIRALGRWAAPAFWYFSIVLGIPFLNRAYRNRPQSFTDYALLLTAVCLTVITFYCICSELHRRISRLTSGRYRKNHKNME, from the coding sequence ATGGACATTCCTAGCGCTAAATCTTTAATCCGCCGCAACATCCCCTTCTATCTGGCAGGAGCCTTCCTGCTGCTGGGAATGAAATATTATTACAGCCGCGGGGGCCCGGACAGCCTCTCATGGATTCTGGCCCCCACTGCCCGGTGGGTCAGCGCCCTTAGCGGAATTCCCTTCATAAAGGTCCCTCAGACAGGTTATGTCAGCCACTCCTGCCGCTTCATCATAGCTGCCTCCTGCTCCGGTCTCCAGTTCCTGATGATTTCCATGACAGCCCTGGTCTTTTCCTATATTCACCGGATGAGAACCATAAAGGGAAAAATAGGATGGATGGCCCTAAGCGCCCTGGCTTCCTATCTGCTGACCATCTTTGTCAACGGCTTTCGTATCCTGTTCTCCATTTTCATTCCCATATATCTGGGAATGTCAGGCACGGCATGGACAGACGTATCCGGCTCTGCATGGGCAGAAACGGCCGGATCATCCGGCCCAGCACCGGCCCGGGCCTGGAGCATATGGCTCACGCCAAAACAGCTTCATACCATCATCGGAACGGCTGTTTACTTTACCGCCCTGTTTGCCGTCTGCCAGCTGGGAGAATACGTCTCCCGGAAATGCTCTGCTGCTCCCGGAACATCCCACCGGGGAAACAGCCGGGCCCGGGCCGGATTTTACCCCATAAGGGCCCTGGGAAGATGGGCTGCCCCTGCTTTCTGGTATTTCTCCATTGTTTTGGGGATACCATTTCTTAACAGGGCATACAGAAACCGTCCCCAATCCTTCACAGACTATGCCCTCCTGCTGACAGCCGTCTGCCTTACCGTCATAACCTTTTACTGTATCTGTTCCGAACTTCACAGACGCATCAGCCGGCTGACATCAGGACGGTACCGCAAAAATCATAAAAATATGGAATGA
- a CDS encoding VIT and vWA domain-containing protein codes for MKRKKTWLYVCLTLLMLALTPAAVYGEEPDGDTADKTLAPYFFVQDAAQAADQFPLKDTSVSSTINGVIAETYVTQTYANEGTIPINASYVFPASARVTVHGMKMEIGNEVITAKIKEREEAKTEFEEAKSEGKSASLLEQQRPNVFTMNVANVMPGDTVRIELHYTELISPRDGVYQFVFPTVTGPRYAGSAPETGGGDEWTASPYLEEGTAPQGTYEIAVSLSAGVPISSLTSSSHKIKVEKESESIAHVTLSDSGEFAGDRDFILDYRLTGQEINCGLMLNTGEKENFFMLMVQPPERVRAEEIPPREYIFVLDVSGSMFGYPLDTAKELIGNLVGNLRDSDQFNLILFSDTAVSMAPKSVPATAENIRQAIDLIERQDGGGGTELAPALEQAVSLPRDPRMARSIVTITDGYMSDESSIFSLINRNLKTADFFSFGIGTSVNRYLIDGIAKAGSGEAFVVTEPSQASDTACDFSTYIQSPVMTGINVSFDGFDVYDVEPDILPTLFAQRPIVLFGKWRGQPSGTIRITGKTGNQDYMQEIPVGRAEAPADNTAIPYLWARTKVERLTDYGTREDVQDAVRQAMIKKTVTQLGLDYSMMTPYTSFIAVTETVRSQDGSAADVKQPLPLPQHVSNFAVGAGYTIGSEPGTLILMCAAGVIMAAGCIRRSRADRKKRKTEEA; via the coding sequence ATGAAACGGAAGAAAACCTGGCTTTATGTATGTCTGACACTACTTATGCTGGCCCTGACCCCTGCTGCGGTCTACGGTGAGGAACCGGACGGGGATACGGCGGACAAGACCCTTGCCCCCTATTTCTTTGTACAGGACGCTGCACAGGCGGCAGACCAGTTCCCCCTGAAGGACACAAGTGTGTCCTCCACAATAAACGGTGTCATTGCCGAAACATATGTCACCCAGACCTATGCCAACGAAGGGACAATACCCATCAATGCCAGCTACGTGTTCCCGGCATCTGCCAGGGTTACGGTACATGGAATGAAAATGGAAATCGGGAACGAGGTAATCACGGCAAAAATAAAGGAAAGGGAAGAGGCCAAAACAGAATTCGAGGAAGCTAAAAGCGAGGGAAAAAGCGCCTCTCTGCTGGAGCAGCAGCGTCCCAATGTATTTACCATGAATGTGGCCAATGTAATGCCCGGGGATACGGTGCGAATTGAACTGCACTACACCGAACTGATATCCCCCAGGGACGGGGTTTACCAGTTTGTGTTCCCCACCGTGACCGGCCCACGGTATGCCGGCTCTGCCCCGGAAACAGGCGGGGGAGATGAGTGGACGGCAAGTCCTTACCTGGAGGAAGGGACCGCCCCGCAGGGTACCTATGAAATTGCCGTCAGCCTCTCCGCAGGCGTCCCCATTTCCAGCCTGACCAGCAGTTCCCATAAAATCAAGGTGGAAAAGGAAAGCGAATCCATTGCCCATGTAACCCTCTCTGATTCCGGGGAGTTTGCAGGGGACCGGGACTTCATCCTGGATTACAGACTTACCGGGCAGGAGATAAACTGCGGACTCATGCTGAACACCGGGGAAAAAGAAAATTTCTTCATGCTGATGGTACAGCCCCCGGAGCGTGTCAGGGCGGAAGAGATTCCGCCCCGTGAATACATATTTGTGCTGGATGTGTCAGGCTCCATGTTCGGGTATCCCCTTGACACCGCAAAGGAGCTCATAGGGAACCTGGTTGGCAATCTCAGGGATTCTGACCAGTTTAACCTGATCCTGTTCTCAGATACAGCCGTTTCCATGGCGCCAAAATCCGTACCTGCCACCGCAGAAAACATCCGGCAGGCCATTGACCTGATTGAGCGCCAGGACGGAGGCGGCGGCACGGAGCTGGCCCCGGCCCTTGAACAGGCAGTCTCCCTTCCAAGGGACCCGCGGATGGCCAGAAGCATTGTCACTATCACAGACGGCTATATGTCCGATGAATCGTCCATATTCAGCCTCATAAACAGGAATCTTAAGACAGCAGATTTCTTCTCCTTTGGAATCGGCACCTCCGTCAACCGCTATTTAATCGACGGAATCGCAAAAGCCGGTTCCGGCGAAGCCTTTGTTGTAACAGAACCGTCACAGGCATCAGACACAGCCTGTGATTTCAGCACTTATATCCAGTCCCCTGTCATGACCGGCATAAATGTTTCCTTTGACGGTTTTGATGTTTACGATGTAGAGCCGGACATCCTTCCCACCCTGTTTGCCCAAAGACCCATTGTCCTGTTTGGAAAATGGCGGGGCCAGCCTTCCGGCACCATTCGTATAACCGGAAAAACCGGAAACCAGGATTATATGCAGGAAATACCGGTAGGCCGGGCAGAGGCCCCGGCAGACAATACAGCCATCCCCTATCTGTGGGCCAGGACAAAGGTGGAACGTCTGACAGATTACGGCACACGGGAGGATGTCCAGGATGCAGTCAGACAGGCCATGATCAAAAAAACAGTCACACAGCTTGGACTGGACTACAGCATGATGACGCCCTACACGTCATTTATTGCCGTGACTGAAACAGTCCGCAGCCAGGATGGTTCTGCCGCGGATGTGAAACAGCCCCTTCCGCTGCCGCAGCACGTATCTAATTTTGCCGTGGGAGCCGGATATACCATTGGCTCAGAACCAGGAACCCTGATACTGATGTGTGCCGCAGGAGTCATAATGGCAGCAGGCTGTATCCGCCGAAGCCGGGCTGACAGAAAAAAGAGAAAAACAGAGGAGGCTTAA
- a CDS encoding cation:proton antiporter, with protein sequence MLISIAFMLMLGMFLGWVCRKLRLPGLMGMIFTGVLLGPYALNLIDGSILNISSELRRIALIIILMRAGLSLDLNDLKKVGRPAVLMCFLPACFEILGMVLLAPRLLGISVLDAAIMGAVVGAVSPAVIVPKMLKLIEDGYGTDKGIPQLLLAGASVDDVFVIVMFTAFTGLAQGGSVSPISFVKIPVSILIGSFIGLAAGWGLAVYFKRVHIRDTVKVIILLCVSFILVTLEDRYSDIVPFSSLISVMGIGIALQKKREEAARRLSVKFNKVWVCAEIMLFVLVGATVNIHYALSAGVWAVILIFGVLVFRMAGVFCCLAGTRLNMKERVFCMIGYMPKATVQAAIGGVPLAMGLACGDIVLTVAVLAILITAPLGAFLIDLTYKRFLQERL encoded by the coding sequence ATGCTGATTAGTATTGCTTTTATGTTGATGCTGGGAATGTTTCTGGGGTGGGTGTGCAGGAAGCTGCGCCTGCCCGGCCTTATGGGGATGATTTTTACCGGGGTTCTTCTGGGTCCCTACGCCCTGAATCTGATTGATGGGTCTATATTGAATATTTCTTCAGAGCTGAGACGGATTGCCCTTATTATCATATTGATGAGGGCAGGGCTTTCCCTGGATTTAAATGACCTTAAAAAGGTGGGGCGCCCGGCCGTGCTCATGTGCTTTCTTCCGGCCTGCTTTGAGATATTGGGAATGGTCCTTCTGGCGCCCCGGCTACTGGGGATTTCGGTTCTCGACGCCGCCATCATGGGAGCTGTGGTGGGAGCGGTGTCCCCGGCTGTCATAGTTCCCAAGATGTTAAAGCTGATTGAAGACGGGTACGGCACGGATAAGGGGATTCCGCAGCTGCTTTTGGCAGGGGCATCCGTGGACGATGTGTTTGTGATTGTGATGTTCACGGCGTTTACGGGCCTGGCCCAGGGCGGGAGCGTATCACCCATAAGCTTTGTTAAGATACCTGTTTCCATTCTGATTGGAAGTTTTATCGGACTGGCGGCCGGCTGGGGGCTGGCCGTATATTTTAAGAGAGTCCATATTCGGGATACGGTCAAGGTCATCATTCTGCTGTGTGTCTCTTTTATCCTGGTGACGTTAGAGGACAGATATTCGGATATTGTGCCCTTTTCCTCCCTGATTTCAGTCATGGGAATCGGAATCGCCCTTCAGAAGAAACGGGAGGAGGCAGCCCGCCGTCTTTCCGTTAAGTTCAATAAGGTGTGGGTCTGTGCCGAAATCATGCTCTTTGTCCTGGTAGGGGCAACTGTAAACATCCATTATGCATTGAGCGCAGGCGTGTGGGCGGTTATACTGATATTCGGCGTGCTGGTTTTCAGGATGGCAGGCGTGTTCTGCTGCCTGGCCGGGACCAGGCTTAATATGAAGGAGCGGGTATTCTGCATGATAGGTTATATGCCAAAAGCTACGGTACAGGCCGCCATAGGCGGGGTGCCTCTGGCCATGGGTCTGGCCTGCGGAGATATCGTGCTGACGGTGGCTGTGCTGGCCATATTGATTACCGCACCTTTGGGAGCTTTTTTGATTGACCTGACCTATAAGCGTTTTTTGCAAGAAAGATTATAA
- a CDS encoding carbon-nitrogen hydrolase family protein: MKDVKKICKIAVIQAAPVMFDKDACTQKAVDLIQEASRRGAQLMVFPELFIPGYPYGMTFGFRVGSRSGEGRQDWKLYLDNSILVPGKETEKIGMAAREAGAYVSIGVSERDGVTGTLYNTNLFFSPRGSLVCVHRKLKPTGAERVVWGDADRGYFPVEDTPWGVMGSLICWESYMPLARAALYEKGVALYISPNTNDNPEWQSTVQHIALEGRCYFINCNMYITRDMYPENLCCRDEIDGLPDTVCRGGSCIVDPYGHYVTEPVWDKEAVIYADLEMDRVSASRMEFDVCGHYSRPDVLRLQIDDR, from the coding sequence ATGAAGGATGTAAAGAAAATATGCAAAATAGCTGTCATCCAGGCCGCGCCTGTCATGTTTGACAAGGATGCCTGCACACAGAAGGCCGTGGATTTGATTCAGGAGGCATCCCGGAGGGGAGCCCAGCTTATGGTGTTTCCGGAACTGTTCATACCGGGCTACCCTTACGGCATGACATTCGGGTTCCGGGTGGGCAGCCGCAGCGGGGAGGGAAGGCAGGACTGGAAGCTGTATCTGGATAACTCCATTCTGGTTCCCGGGAAAGAGACAGAAAAAATAGGCATGGCTGCGCGGGAAGCAGGGGCTTACGTCAGCATCGGTGTTTCCGAACGGGATGGGGTGACAGGAACGCTTTACAATACAAATCTGTTTTTCTCACCCCGGGGAAGCCTGGTTTGTGTACACAGGAAGTTAAAGCCCACAGGGGCTGAGCGGGTGGTATGGGGGGACGCCGACCGGGGATATTTTCCGGTTGAGGATACGCCCTGGGGGGTGATGGGAAGCCTGATCTGCTGGGAAAGCTATATGCCCCTGGCCAGGGCGGCCTTGTATGAAAAGGGAGTGGCCCTGTATATTTCCCCTAATACAAATGACAATCCGGAATGGCAGTCCACGGTACAGCACATTGCTCTGGAGGGAAGGTGCTATTTCATCAACTGTAACATGTATATTACAAGAGACATGTATCCTGAAAACCTGTGCTGCCGGGATGAGATTGACGGGCTGCCGGATACGGTGTGCCGGGGAGGCAGCTGCATTGTGGACCCATACGGGCACTACGTGACAGAGCCGGTGTGGGATAAGGAAGCCGTTATCTATGCGGATCTGGAGATGGACAGGGTAAGCGCCAGCCGGATGGAATTTGATGTCTGCGGCCACTATTCCCGTCCGGATGTGCTGAGGCTTCAGATTGACGACAGATAA